Proteins encoded by one window of Lathyrus oleraceus cultivar Zhongwan6 chromosome 1, CAAS_Psat_ZW6_1.0, whole genome shotgun sequence:
- the LOC127115222 gene encoding uncharacterized protein LOC127115222 — protein MHFNSYVDHCETRPSDEIVLYYGWLGCGSRLTAPHLRERVMRQFSYTQTILRHHVVSASPALKRRKIDDMFDDYESHMVPEEAHSIIVVSDWSYVDGYIRWFFTVSHSYMVHAAPGDPVRPTHQEILEEEQAQLNHVKDVLPRCCCIVEIAHAGIDIGIFPDGSDVR, from the coding sequence ATGCATTTCAACAGCTACGTCGATCATTGTGAGACGCGACCATCTGACGAGATAGTGTTATATTATGGATGGTTGGGATGCGGATCGCGTCTCACTGCTCCTCATCTACGCGAGCGCGTCATGCGACAGTTCAGTTATACCCAAACTATTCTGAGACATCATGTTGTCTCTGCTTCTCCTGCTTTGAAACGTAGAAAGATAGATGatatgtttgatgattatgaAAGCCATATGGTACCAGAGGAGGCACATAGTATCATAGTTGTGAGCGACTGGAGCTACGTCGATGGGTATATCAGATGGTTCTTTACGGTGTCACATTCGTACATGGTGCATGCTGCTCCAGGAGATCCGGTTAGGCCAACTCATCAGGAGATACTAGAGGAAGAGCAAGCACAACTAAATCATGTTAAAGATGTCTTGCCTAGATGTTGTTGTATAGTGGAGATTGCGCATGCAGGCATTGACATCGGTATCTTCCCTGATGGGTCTGATGTGAGATAG